The DNA region GTTACAGATTTCACAATCCAGGGTTGAACCCGTATCCGGAGGGGGGGTTCCGATTGGCATGATGCCGGATATGGAGTATGAATCGACCAGCATCCAGTTGCAGCCCGGTGACCGTCTGTTCCTTTATTCTGATGGTATAACGGAGTGTGAGAACGGCAGTGGCGAACAGTTTGGACAGGATCGTCTGCTGACGTGTCTGAAGGACAGTTTTTCTGATAATCTGGAACAAGCCGTTAAACGGGTCGAACAGCAGGTCAGAGACTGGAATCAAGGCGAAACATTTGAAGACGATGTCACTTTCCTGATTCTGGAATGGAAACCTTGAATAGCCTGGGAGGAAACCATGGCATTTGAAACACGTGAAGAGGGCGTTTTTACAGTGGTTCTGGTCGACGAGAGTCGGCTGGATGCTTCGATTGCTGAGTCATTCAAAGTGTTCCTGTTTGACCAGATTGATTCGGGGAAGGAGAAAATAGTAGTAGATCTGTCCCAGGTTCGATTCATGGATAGCAGCGGTCTTGGCTCTCTTGTCGCCGGGCTGAAGAAAACAGCCGGTTCCGGTTTATTTGCGCTGGCTTCTGCCCAGCCTGCGGTTAAAGACCTTTTCGACCTGACGTCTATGGATAAGCTGTTCTCATTGCATGATAGTGTTGCGGATGCTGTCCAGGGGGACTGAGTATGCCTGATTCCAACCAGCTGCTGAGATTACAGATCGACAGCCAGCTTTCTAATACGACCCTGGTGGCAATGGCAGTAAGAGGCGTATGTGCCATGACGACTTTGTCACCCGTAGAAATTAACCGCCTGGAGTTGTGTCTGGTAGAAATTGTCAATAATGCCATTGAACATGCCTATGGCAATGAGGCAGGGCATCCTGTGGAGATTTGTGTCGGGCTGGAGAAAACCAGCATGAGCATATCGGTCAGCGACTGGGGAACCTCTATTCCCAGTGATGTCATCGATAGCCAGGAGCCAGAAGAGATTAACCCCGATCATCCTGAAACCTGGTTGTGCAGCGGTCGGGGGCTGCATATTGTCAACAAGCTGATGGATGATGTCTCCTATGAGACAGAAGAGGGCAAGAACAGCTTTATTATGAGCAAAGCCCTCAGACACTAACCGCCCTCAGTTTTCAGGGGGTGGTTCTGTTTTTTCGCATCCTCTGTTCCTGTTTTTCCAGCTCAAGCTTCTGTTGTTCAATCTGTTGCTGGATCTGCTGTTGTTGCAGTTGTTGAATCTGTTGCTGCTGTAGTTGATTGAGTTGTTCCTGCTGCATTTTCAATTGTTCCTCCTGAAACGCAGCCGGATCCCTGAAGTCCGGTATTTGCTGACGAGGCTTATCGCAACGTTTGTCGACCGTTAATCCTGCCAGATAGTTGTAGCGCTGACGGAAGGCATCAATCTCAATCTGTTCTGCCTGGCTGAGATCCATAAAGAACCATGGTACTAAAAAGAAAGCACCTGCTACGCCAAGAGCAACATTTTTTCCGGTTTTGTCGGTTTTGGGTACCAGTCTTGATATTTCCAACTCGATAAACCTTAATTCGCTTTCCAGGGCTGCACAGGAACGATTTTCATCGCCATACTGGCGAATCGTCACAGGGTGTGCGGTTCGACCTGCGCAGCCAGACAGTGTGGCTGAAACAAATAGAATGCACAGGCCAAAGATAATGGTTTTGTTGTGGACTGACATAAAGCTCTTGAATTAATTGTTAGCTGAACAAGGATAGTACATATACTATTTATTGCTCACTACTTATCGCTCACTATGAGATTTGGCTTTCTGTCAAAGCTATTCTTTGTTCCGTAGTCAATCAAAACTGAAAAGCCTCGCAATTTCCTCAGCTTTCGCCATGCCTCCGTGGTAGTCAGGGTTTACAGCTAAACG from Endozoicomonas sp. NE40 includes:
- a CDS encoding STAS domain-containing protein, producing the protein MAFETREEGVFTVVLVDESRLDASIAESFKVFLFDQIDSGKEKIVVDLSQVRFMDSSGLGSLVAGLKKTAGSGLFALASAQPAVKDLFDLTSMDKLFSLHDSVADAVQGD
- a CDS encoding ATP-binding protein, which translates into the protein MPDSNQLLRLQIDSQLSNTTLVAMAVRGVCAMTTLSPVEINRLELCLVEIVNNAIEHAYGNEAGHPVEICVGLEKTSMSISVSDWGTSIPSDVIDSQEPEEINPDHPETWLCSGRGLHIVNKLMDDVSYETEEGKNSFIMSKALRH